The Parambassis ranga chromosome 14, fParRan2.1, whole genome shotgun sequence genome includes a window with the following:
- the LOC114446207 gene encoding heart- and neural crest derivatives-expressed protein 1-like, protein MNLIGGYQHHHHLMHEPFPFVQRCHQDAPYFQSWVVNHGEVPPDFQIQAAPYPATELGPPGATHDARLEGLQTGMGKRRASGPKKERRRTESINTAFAELRECIPNVPADTKLSKIKTLRLATSYIAYLMDILAKDSGETEGFKAEIKKFENRDLKRKREVTDALQESLGAEKKVKGRTGWPQQVWALELNQ, encoded by the exons ATGAACCTCATCGGGGGCTACCAGCATCACCACCACCTGATGCACGAACCCTTCCCCTTCGTTCAGCGGTGTCACCAGGATGCACCCTACTTCCAGAGCTGGGTGGTGAACCACGGCGAAGTGCCGCCGGATTTCCAGATCCAGGCGGCGCCCTACCCGGCCACGGAGCTGGGGCCGCCCGGAGCGACGCACGACGCCCGCCTGGAGGGGCTTCAGACGGGGATGGGAAAGAGGAGAGCGTCGGGGCCGAAGAAGGAGCGCCGGAGGACGGAGAGCATCAACACGGCGTTCGCCGAGCTGAGGGAGTGCATCCCTAACGTGCCGGCAGACACCAAACTGTCCAAAATCAAAACTTTACGCCTGGCGACCAGTTACATCGCGTATCTGATGGACATCCTGGCCAAAGACTCCGGAGAGACGGAGGGCTTTAAGGCCGAAATTAAGAAATTTGAAAACCGGGACTTGAAAAGAAAACGAGAAGTG aCTGACGCCCTGCAGGAGTCTTTAGGAGCCGAGAAGAAGGTGAAGGGCCGGACCGGGTGGCCGCAGCAGGTCTGGGCTCTGGAGCTGAACCAGTga